From Candidatus Methylomirabilis sp.:
CCGGCTCCAGCAGTACGACCAGCACGTCTTCTTCCACGAGGTGGAGGTCATCACCTACCCGCTCTTCGACCACCCACCCTATACGATTGCCCTGGCGGCCAAGATGGCCGACGTGGCCCAGCAGGTGGGACTGGACGTGCTGCACGTCCACTACGCCATCCCGCACGCGGTCTCGGCCCGCCTGGCGACCGAGATGCTGGGGCCGCAGGCACCGGCCGTGGTGACGACCCTGCACGGGACCGACATCACCCTGGTGGGCCGGGACCCCTCCCTCTTCTCCATCACCCGTTTCGCCATCGAGCGGAGCGATGGCGTGACCTGCGTTTCGCGGTACCTGGCAGAGCGGACCCGGGAGCTGTTCGGGGTCACGCGCCCCCTCGCCGTCATCCCGAACTTCGTGGACACCAAGCGGTTCGCCCAACGGGAGGAAGGCTCGCCCCGGGCCTTCTTCGCCCCCCGCGGGGAACGGGTGCTGGTGCACCTCAGCAACTTCCGGCCCCTGAAGCGGGTCCCCGACGTCCTCCGGGTCTTCGCAGCCGTGCGCCGCCGGCTGCCGGCCAAGCTCCTCCTGGTCGGGGATGGGGTGGAGCGTCCCGCGGCGGCCTCGCTCGCCCAGGAGCTGGATGTGGCCGGCGATGTCCTGTTCCTCAGCCGGCAGGAGGACGTGCCCCGCCTCCTCTCCGCCGGCGACCTCTTCCTGCTTCCGAGCGAGGAGGAGTCCTTCGGGTTGGCCGCGCTCGAAGCCCAGTCCTGCGGCGTCCCGGTCATCGCCAGCCGGGTGGGGGGCCTCCCGGAGGTGATCGCCGACGGGGAGACCGGATACCTCTTGCCGGTAGGAGCGGTCCAGGCGATGGCCGAGGCGGCCCTCCACCTCCTGCAGCACCCCGACCAGCACCGGAAGATGGGGGAGGCGGCCCGCCGCAGGGTCCTGGCCCACTTCGACGCCAGCCTCATCGTCCCCCGGTACGAGGCATTCTACGCCGCGGTCCTGGCGGAGCGCCGCGGCCCTCGCCCGCCGGGGCCCCCGCCCGCATGACCGACCTCGCCCGCTACTGCGACCCCGAGGAAGTCACGCGCCTCACCCGGCAGATGGTCCGGATCAACACGGTGAACCCCCCCGGGAATGAGGCCGCGCTCGCCCGGACCCTCCAGGCCTGGGCCGAGGAACGGGGGGTGGAAGCCACGCTGCACCCCCTGGCCCCCGAGCGGGCCAACCTCCTCGTCCGCCTCCCGGGGATTGGCGGGGCGGCTCCGCTCCTTTACAACGGCCACCTGGACACGGTTCCGATCGGGGAGCAGGCGTGGCGCCACGACCCCTTCGAGGGAGGCGTGGAGGGGGACCGCCTGTACGGGCGGGGCGCCACCGACATGAAGGGGGCGATCGCCGCGATGCTGGGTGCCGCGGCCGCGCTCAAGCGGGCGGGGGTGCGCCTCCGGGGCGACCTCCTCGTGGCCTGCACGGCCGGGGAGGAGGTGGACTCGGTGGGGGCGAAGGCCCTCGCGGCCGCCGGCACGGTGAGCCCGTCCGCGCTCCTCGTCGGCGAGCCGACCGATCTCGCCATCGCGGTCGCCGAGAAGGGGGCCCTCTGGCTCGAGGTCACGACCGCCGGGCGGATGGCCCACGGGTCGGCCCCCCAGGAGGGGCTGAACGCCATCCTCCCCATGGCTCGCCTCGTGGCCGCGCTCGGCCGGGAGCCGCCGGCTGGGGGGGAGCACCCGCTGCTGGGACGGGCCACGCTGAACGTGGCCACGATCCGCGGCGGCATCAAGACCAACGTCGTCCCCGACCGCTGCGTCCTCACGCTGGACATCCGGACCCTCCCGGGACAGGACCACGGGGCCATCGCGGACGCCGTGCGGGTGCGTCTGGCCGACACGTTGCGGGCGGAACCCGGGACGACGGGAGCGGTGCGGGTCGTGAACGACATGCCGGCCGTCCAGACGCCGCCGGCCGACCGGTTCGTCACGTGCGTGCGGGAGGTGGCGGCCAGCCTCCTCGGGGAGACCCGACCGCCGGGGGGCGTTCCCTATTACACCGACGGGGCCGTCCTCGCGCCGACCTTCCAGGCCCCCCTCGTCATCTGCGGGCCCGGGGAGCCTTCCCAGCTCCACCAGACCGACGAGTGGATCCGGCTCCGGCGCCTGGGGGAGGCCACACGCCTCTACGCGGAGGTCGCGGCGGCCTGGCTCGGGTGAAGTCTCGCGGCGGGAATCACCACAGGGGCACCCCTGTGGTCAGCGGACAAATGTTCTCTTCACGCGCTTGGACACCACGAAATAGGGGACCCAGATGACACCTGCGATGAGCGCTCTGGCGAGCTCCATCGTCGCCTCCGGATCCTTTTGACTCGCCACGGAAGGCAGGAGATCGGCAACGAAGTAGTCCGCGGCAACCAGGAGGAAATTCACGAGGAGGAAGGCAATCATCAGGCGGGGTAGGAGCTTCCGTTTTTGAAAGAATAAGACCGCCACCAGCACCGAAAATCCGAGGAGAGCCGTATTACCGCCGATCTCGAACATCAGCACGGGTGCCCAGAGCGGGTGATAGGCTGTCGTTCCCGGCGTGGTGAGCACCGACCATCCCCCGGAGAGAAAGAGCGGCAGGAAATCCCTCCCCATGATGACGAGGAGGCGGATGGGGTTGAGAACCAATCCGATCGCCAGCAGGACCAGCCACCCACCAATCTTCTCGTACGCCCCCTTCGCCCCTTCGACCCTCGAATCCGGGCGGGAGCCGGGAGGCTGGGGTAGCCCGCCGAGGGCCCGGCCGCAGGATTTGCACGTCGGGCCGGGCATCTGCATCAATCCGCAGGCGGGACATCTCGTGCCGGCGGGCATTGCGGCGTCCACCTCGATTCTTTCCGCCGTCGCTGCGACGCGGGGGTCTAGAAGCGGAGGGTGATGCTGGCGAAGGGACCGTGGAGGAAGAGGTCGAGCGAGTCGTCCCCGTCCTCCCCTTCCAGGTCAATCACCCGGTAGCCGCCCGTGATCTCGACGAAGGGGAAGGGGGAGATGGTGATGGAGGCCTCCCCGTCCAGGTAGTGGCCGGTGCTCCCCGCGTACACGCCGACCAGCTCTGCCCCCACGCTGACGACCCGGGTGATCGTGGGGTAGGTCCGGAAGGCCAGGCCCACGACGGGGACGGGCACGCGGAAGTCCACCTTCTCGTCCTGGCCGCCCGTGTCGTCCCGAAGGCGCGCCTCCCCATCGAAGTAGTGCACCTCGAAGAGGATCCCCATGTAGCCGAGGGGGGTCTTGAAGAAGTCGAACTGGTATCCGGCCCGGAGGATCTTCACGTCCAGGTCGGTGAGGACTCGGGTGGTCGCGGTGAAGGTCTCGCCCTGAAAGGTGATGTTCTGGGTGAGGGTCCGATCGCCGTCGAACGAGAGGGGCAGGTAGCCGATCCGGAATTTGTGCCGGCCGAGGAGAGTCAGGCCCGCCCGGGCCTCGTAGGCGTTCTGCTCCTCCTCCACGCCGAGATCAGTCACCGGGTCCACGGTTGTCCCGGGGAAGCCGGGGGCGGAGGCGACGATCACCGACTCCAGGATGGGGCGCCAGTACCGGGCCTCGCCCCAGACCTCGACGAAGGGCAGCGCAGCCGCCGGGGAGACCGGGGCAAAAAGGAACAACCCTATAACCAGAAGACCACACCACCTCAGGCGCATCCCGTCTCCTCCGGGCCTCCCGACCACGGTCGGTCGCCGCGCGGCACCCTGGGGCTGCAGGGGGCCGAGCCGTCCGAAAGCTTGCCCGAACTGCCCTCCAGGGCCGGAGAGCAAGGGGCGTACCAACTCGCTCTCCGCCGCGCCGCCGGACATGGCTAGGCAGGTTGGCCCCTCCGAAATAGCAAGGCCACTGGGACCCCAGTGGCCTTGCCTTGCTAGCTCCTCAAACTCCAGGTTTACCCAGCGGGATCACGTTCTTGCTTAGACCGCGGCTCTTCTCCCGCCGGGACCTCCGGCTAGGGACTCGCCGCCTCGGGATGGGGCTAGAGGATCGCTCCCGCGACCACCAAGGCGATCAGGGCGCGAGCGAATTCGGCCTCGCCCAAGGCACCGCTGCCGCGGACCGGGGGAGGCGGCCCCCGAAGGGGGCAGGCCGGGGACTAGAAGGGCAGCTTGTCCACCTTCTCGGCCGCTTCGTCCA
This genomic window contains:
- a CDS encoding DUF2569 domain-containing protein, which encodes MDAAMPAGTRCPACGLMQMPGPTCKSCGRALGGLPQPPGSRPDSRVEGAKGAYEKIGGWLVLLAIGLVLNPIRLLVIMGRDFLPLFLSGGWSVLTTPGTTAYHPLWAPVLMFEIGGNTALLGFSVLVAVLFFQKRKLLPRLMIAFLLVNFLLVAADYFVADLLPSVASQKDPEATMELARALIAGVIWVPYFVVSKRVKRTFVR
- the bshA gene encoding N-acetyl-alpha-D-glucosaminyl L-malate synthase BshA, which gives rise to MRIGITCYPTYGGSGVVATELGVELARRGHEIHFISYALPFRLQQYDQHVFFHEVEVITYPLFDHPPYTIALAAKMADVAQQVGLDVLHVHYAIPHAVSARLATEMLGPQAPAVVTTLHGTDITLVGRDPSLFSITRFAIERSDGVTCVSRYLAERTRELFGVTRPLAVIPNFVDTKRFAQREEGSPRAFFAPRGERVLVHLSNFRPLKRVPDVLRVFAAVRRRLPAKLLLVGDGVERPAAASLAQELDVAGDVLFLSRQEDVPRLLSAGDLFLLPSEEESFGLAALEAQSCGVPVIASRVGGLPEVIADGETGYLLPVGAVQAMAEAALHLLQHPDQHRKMGEAARRRVLAHFDASLIVPRYEAFYAAVLAERRGPRPPGPPPA
- a CDS encoding M20 family metallopeptidase; its protein translation is MTDLARYCDPEEVTRLTRQMVRINTVNPPGNEAALARTLQAWAEERGVEATLHPLAPERANLLVRLPGIGGAAPLLYNGHLDTVPIGEQAWRHDPFEGGVEGDRLYGRGATDMKGAIAAMLGAAAALKRAGVRLRGDLLVACTAGEEVDSVGAKALAAAGTVSPSALLVGEPTDLAIAVAEKGALWLEVTTAGRMAHGSAPQEGLNAILPMARLVAALGREPPAGGEHPLLGRATLNVATIRGGIKTNVVPDRCVLTLDIRTLPGQDHGAIADAVRVRLADTLRAEPGTTGAVRVVNDMPAVQTPPADRFVTCVREVAASLLGETRPPGGVPYYTDGAVLAPTFQAPLVICGPGEPSQLHQTDEWIRLRRLGEATRLYAEVAAAWLG